One genomic segment of Devosia sp. includes these proteins:
- a CDS encoding ATP-binding protein, with protein sequence MTAVTLLCVATFVIVSIFATSIPRLGLKLVPGPLDDGVYVVGVEQNAVLDGPALVFPSELIAIAAASTPDQAFAVEPIDLIPEADTLPSYPELRRFLDRQQALFDILTEDRVELHLRDPASNDIYTVLAEPSGVPLWRLPDGFWVQLLTGIASMLIAGWVWALRPHSLGPAFFAATAVGMLMATGTLAIYANRELAISGTLFKALMPINHIGTMLFGIAMVALLLTYPRRIVPPAWLLVLPIMIGIFLFAELNEIGPGPFQLYGAVAVLMAAILVAIALQWWHTRDKPSDRAALGWLGLSVVAGSGAYTILGAAPVLLGIPFGLPQSHVTGVLIVIYVGLALGLSRYRLFELGDWAYRVLFYTIGVVLLLVIDAGLIFLLQFETAPALGVSLLLVGFVYLPARDWIWRRLTARRRIEQDELFSAALEIAFAPSPDDGAREWRALLQRLFDPLEIEPVTATTTRPAVSGDGLALDLPAVGGSPPLRVTFPFGGRGLFSPAHLKLATNLVTLTERAEESRLAYMRGVGEERRRMARDLHDDVGARLLTGLHTADEQTRPTLQAALSDIRAIVSGLAGEEASLDRVLAATRHEAARRLEAAGIVLDWPLPEAETEAVRLDYRLHKALASSVREIVSNVIRHSGATTLTVTQAVRADGLDLQFADDGRGLSEDARSGETGGYGLRSLRTRIEDVGGQLGFGTPRSGAGTEVSLAIPLRLATRTPEPGVQSVDGQIDFGT encoded by the coding sequence ATGACGGCCGTAACGCTGCTTTGCGTTGCGACCTTTGTCATCGTGAGCATTTTCGCCACCAGCATCCCGCGCCTGGGGCTCAAGCTGGTCCCCGGCCCGCTCGATGATGGGGTCTATGTGGTGGGCGTGGAGCAGAACGCGGTTCTGGACGGACCGGCCCTCGTGTTTCCGTCCGAGCTGATCGCCATTGCCGCCGCCTCGACGCCGGATCAGGCTTTCGCCGTTGAACCCATCGACCTCATTCCCGAGGCCGATACGCTGCCCAGTTACCCCGAATTGCGCCGGTTTCTCGACCGGCAGCAGGCGCTTTTCGACATTCTGACCGAGGACCGGGTGGAACTGCACCTGCGCGACCCGGCCAGCAATGACATCTACACGGTTCTCGCCGAACCCTCCGGCGTGCCCCTCTGGCGGCTGCCGGACGGCTTTTGGGTCCAGCTGCTCACCGGCATAGCCAGCATGCTGATCGCCGGCTGGGTCTGGGCCCTGCGGCCGCACAGCCTGGGCCCGGCCTTCTTTGCCGCGACGGCCGTCGGAATGCTCATGGCCACCGGCACGCTGGCCATCTATGCCAATCGCGAGCTGGCCATCAGCGGCACCCTGTTCAAGGCGCTGATGCCGATCAACCATATCGGCACCATGCTGTTCGGCATTGCCATGGTCGCCCTGCTGCTGACCTATCCCCGCCGGATCGTGCCGCCCGCCTGGCTCCTCGTGCTGCCGATCATGATCGGGATTTTTCTTTTCGCCGAACTCAACGAGATAGGCCCGGGGCCCTTCCAGCTCTATGGGGCGGTGGCCGTATTGATGGCCGCCATCCTCGTCGCCATCGCCCTGCAATGGTGGCACACCCGCGACAAGCCATCCGACCGCGCGGCATTGGGCTGGCTCGGCCTTTCCGTCGTGGCGGGCTCAGGTGCCTATACCATCCTGGGCGCTGCGCCGGTGCTGCTGGGGATACCCTTCGGGCTGCCGCAAAGCCACGTCACCGGCGTCCTGATCGTCATCTATGTCGGCCTGGCACTGGGCCTCAGCCGCTATCGGCTGTTCGAGTTGGGCGACTGGGCCTATCGCGTGCTGTTCTACACCATTGGCGTGGTGCTGCTGCTGGTGATCGACGCCGGGCTGATCTTTCTCCTGCAGTTCGAAACGGCCCCGGCCCTTGGCGTTTCGCTGCTCTTGGTCGGCTTCGTCTATCTGCCGGCGCGGGACTGGATCTGGCGGCGCCTGACCGCCCGTCGCCGCATCGAGCAGGATGAGCTATTTTCCGCCGCCCTCGAAATCGCCTTCGCCCCCTCGCCCGATGATGGGGCACGCGAATGGCGGGCCCTGTTGCAGCGCCTGTTCGATCCCCTGGAGATCGAACCGGTCACCGCGACGACCACACGGCCAGCCGTCTCCGGCGACGGCCTTGCGCTCGATCTGCCGGCCGTGGGTGGCTCGCCGCCCTTACGCGTGACCTTCCCCTTTGGCGGCCGGGGATTGTTTTCGCCGGCGCATCTCAAGCTGGCCACCAATCTCGTGACGCTGACCGAGCGCGCCGAGGAAAGCCGCCTCGCCTATATGCGCGGCGTCGGTGAAGAACGCCGCCGCATGGCGCGCGACCTGCACGACGACGTCGGCGCCCGCCTGCTGACCGGGCTCCACACCGCCGACGAGCAGACCCGGCCGACCCTGCAGGCGGCCCTGAGCGACATTCGCGCCATCGTTAGTGGCCTCGCCGGCGAAGAAGCCAGCCTCGACCGCGTCCTGGCCGCAACCCGCCACGAAGCGGCTCGGCGCCTCGAAGCCGCCGGTATTGTGCTCGACTGGCCCCTGCCCGAAGCCGAGACCGAGGCAGTCCGGCTCGATTATCGCCTGCACAAGGCCCTGGCGTCCTCCGTGCGCGAGATTGTCTCCAATGTCATTCGACATTCCGGCGCGACGACGCTGACCGTCACACAGGCGGTGCGCGCAGACGGACTTGACCTGCAGTTTGCCGATGATGGGCGGGGCCTGTCCGAAGACGCCCGGTCCGGCGAAACCGGGGGTTATGGGCTGCGGAGCCTGCGGACGCGCATCGAGGACGTGGGTGGCCAGCTTGGTTTCGGTACGCCCCGGAGCGGGGCGGGCACCGAGGTAAGCCTGGCCATTCCGCTGCGCCTTGCGACCCGCACCCCGGAACCGGGGGTGCAGTCGGTTGATGGCCAGATAGACTTCGGGACATGA
- a CDS encoding response regulator transcription factor translates to MSPKDTPNTARRCLLIEDQPTTRDWMLAVLARAFPGIVVETVGTRKAAMAWLDKGAPDLWLAVVDLGLPDGSGIDIVKRLQQEFPQVLPVVATIYDDDAHLFEAISVGARGYVLKDEEADLLVGYLQRIERGEPPLSPSIALRMLSHFRAPASVPDDDAGLSPRETEVLTLLARGLTVAEAARRLGLQPQTVASYVKVIYQKLCVSSRAEATREAIRRGLA, encoded by the coding sequence ATGAGCCCAAAAGACACCCCAAATACCGCACGCCGCTGCCTGCTGATCGAGGACCAGCCGACGACGCGCGACTGGATGCTTGCGGTTCTGGCGCGCGCCTTCCCCGGCATCGTCGTGGAAACCGTGGGTACGCGGAAGGCGGCCATGGCCTGGCTCGACAAGGGCGCGCCGGACCTGTGGCTGGCGGTAGTCGATTTGGGCCTGCCCGATGGATCGGGGATCGACATCGTCAAGCGCCTGCAGCAGGAATTTCCGCAGGTCCTGCCTGTTGTCGCCACCATCTATGATGACGACGCGCATCTGTTCGAGGCCATTTCAGTGGGTGCGCGCGGCTATGTCCTCAAGGATGAAGAGGCCGATCTGCTGGTCGGCTATCTGCAACGCATCGAGCGCGGCGAGCCGCCCCTGTCGCCATCGATCGCCCTGCGCATGCTCAGCCATTTCCGCGCCCCGGCATCCGTGCCCGACGATGATGCGGGCCTGTCGCCGCGCGAAACCGAGGTGCTGACCCTGCTCGCCCGTGGCCTGACCGTGGCCGAGGCCGCGCGGCGCCTTGGCCTGCAACCGCAGACCGTCGCCTCCTATGTGAAGGTCATCTACCAGAAACTGTGCGTGTCGAGCCGGGCCGAAGCCACCCGCGAAGCCATCCGCCGGGGCCTGGCCTGA
- a CDS encoding Ldh family oxidoreductase encodes MDSDAPRFDEALLRQRVEAKLTEAGASADSRAAAVKAMLHASLVGVDSHGVRLAGHYCRMLAGGRLNKHPDLRVEQRGAGSAMIDGDDGLGHYAAYKAVEVGMDLAREAGVGAVGIRRSSHLGAAGAYAMAGAEQGFVTFATTNTDSMVALFDGAQKFHGTNPLAFAAPVEGTRPWLLDMATSSIPLNRVLLHRSLDQPLPQGVAAKPDGTPTTDPHEADMLLPLGGVDYGYKGAALAGVATLFSALLTGTTLDPDFIPMYGTEDVSTPRNMGHFVLVIDPDKFAGRAAFASAIGNYLAALRGSPARAGGAVMAPGDREWAEMDHRRAHGIPIDPDTVAFLEL; translated from the coding sequence ATGGACAGCGATGCACCCAGATTTGACGAAGCCCTGCTGCGACAGCGCGTCGAAGCGAAATTGACCGAAGCGGGCGCCAGCGCCGACTCGCGGGCGGCGGCGGTAAAAGCCATGCTCCACGCTTCGCTCGTCGGGGTCGACAGCCACGGCGTGCGCCTTGCCGGCCATTATTGCCGGATGCTGGCGGGCGGCAGGCTCAACAAGCATCCCGATTTGCGCGTCGAACAGCGCGGCGCCGGCAGCGCCATGATCGATGGCGATGATGGCCTCGGACATTATGCGGCCTACAAGGCCGTCGAGGTGGGCATGGACCTGGCCCGCGAGGCCGGTGTCGGGGCTGTCGGCATCCGCCGGTCCTCGCACCTGGGCGCCGCCGGCGCCTATGCGATGGCGGGCGCCGAGCAAGGATTTGTGACCTTTGCCACCACCAATACCGATTCCATGGTTGCGCTATTCGATGGCGCGCAGAAATTCCACGGCACCAACCCGCTCGCCTTCGCTGCCCCGGTCGAGGGAACCCGGCCCTGGCTCCTCGACATGGCCACCAGTTCCATTCCGCTCAATCGCGTCCTGCTGCATCGCTCGCTGGATCAGCCCTTGCCGCAGGGCGTGGCAGCAAAGCCGGATGGCACGCCGACGACCGACCCGCATGAGGCCGACATGCTGCTGCCGCTCGGCGGCGTCGATTATGGCTATAAGGGTGCGGCCCTGGCGGGGGTGGCGACGCTGTTTTCGGCGCTCCTGACCGGTACGACGCTCGATCCGGATTTCATCCCGATGTATGGCACAGAAGATGTCTCGACCCCGCGCAATATGGGTCACTTCGTGCTGGTGATCGATCCCGACAAATTTGCCGGCAGGGCCGCCTTTGCTTCTGCCATCGGCAATTACCTTGCCGCGCTGCGCGGTTCGCCGGCCCGAGCAGGCGGAGCCGTCATGGCGCCGGGCGACCGCGAATGGGCGGAGATGGATCATCGCCGCGCCCATGGCATTCCTATCGATCCGGACACGGTGGCCTTTCTGGAGCTCTAG
- a CDS encoding aromatic ring-hydroxylating dioxygenase subunit alpha, with the protein MPKSPDPITANLWHVLAAIDEMPIGRIETTILLDQPIAMTRAEDGQPVIWRRTDEQTGDEIDPESILDRLPVKAAYGYAWTCLGTPAIDLFPIPEYAEADRKNMNCGSIGLNVSAPRAVENFLDMGHFPYVHTDILGAEPHTEVKEYDVEVSEERDEVLATKCRFIQPRAAKSATRPMEVEYVYRVPHPFCSVLYKSCPEDENRRDVIAIFLQPMGEERCRAHLLQSMVDSHSTLKELRRFQQTIFGQDKPILENQYPKKLPLDPRAETPIRADKSAIAYRRWLSQKGITYGVIPQAS; encoded by the coding sequence ATGCCCAAGAGCCCCGACCCTATCACAGCCAATCTCTGGCACGTCCTGGCGGCCATCGACGAGATGCCCATCGGCCGCATCGAAACCACGATACTGCTCGATCAGCCCATCGCAATGACCCGCGCCGAAGACGGGCAGCCCGTCATCTGGCGGCGCACCGATGAGCAGACCGGCGACGAAATCGACCCCGAAAGCATTCTCGACCGGCTGCCGGTCAAGGCTGCTTATGGCTATGCCTGGACATGCCTGGGCACCCCGGCGATCGATCTGTTCCCGATCCCCGAATATGCCGAGGCCGATCGCAAGAACATGAATTGCGGCTCCATCGGCCTCAACGTGTCGGCGCCCCGGGCCGTGGAAAATTTCCTCGATATGGGGCATTTCCCCTATGTCCACACCGACATTCTCGGGGCCGAGCCGCATACCGAGGTCAAGGAATACGATGTCGAAGTCTCCGAGGAGCGCGACGAGGTTCTGGCGACCAAGTGCCGCTTCATCCAGCCGCGCGCGGCAAAATCAGCGACCCGGCCGATGGAAGTGGAATACGTCTATCGCGTACCCCATCCCTTCTGCTCTGTGCTCTACAAGTCGTGTCCCGAGGACGAAAACCGCCGCGACGTGATCGCCATCTTCCTGCAGCCCATGGGCGAGGAACGCTGCCGGGCGCATCTGTTGCAATCCATGGTCGACTCCCATTCCACGCTCAAGGAATTGCGGCGCTTCCAGCAGACCATTTTCGGGCAGGACAAGCCCATTCTCGAAAACCAGTATCCCAAGAAACTGCCGCTCGACCCACGCGCCGAGACCCCGATCCGCGCCGACAAGAGCGCCATCGCCTATCGCCGCTGGCTGAGCCAAAAGGGGATCACTTATGGGGTAATTCCCCAGGCGAGCTAG
- a CDS encoding Rieske 2Fe-2S domain-containing protein, with the protein MPLSVTDPTWYPIASSDELPFRHVYQGQLLGRELAVWRADDGNVNIWENRCLHRGVRLSIGINEGQELKCQYHGWRYANRSAGCTYIPAHPADAPARRIENRKYPVREAFGLIWSAANDDLPFTPFPGAGNHAWFALRPMPVNAAPDDIAAALARLAPDDAPADTLPGLAVRVGGAVYFVQPVDAGRAVIRGLLPDRPADELAALRRYNEVLTGLRDRLERAASRKPAPEPLVPLYEKVSADLATMPEIAVPRGNTLNVVVKRKWQNAEGVTSFELADRDGRHLPTFQPGAHIDVHLPNGLVRQYSLTNGPGDLMSYVIGVKQESASKGGSKVLVETVREGDVLAISEPRNNFPLRRDATRTVLIAAGIGITPLLSMARFLDKSNLNYALHYFARSEQSTAFSAELGVLHGTIEKHVGLARPAIREKVAEILGPYDFANHVYICGPGAMLEMVQEQAAALGWPDEAVHFEYFQNDKVIDSSTAFDVELARSAMTLHVPAGKTILETMREAGLTVPSSCEQGACGTCLTAVMEGEVDHQDVYLNKTEKASNTCIMTCVSRAKSERLVLDI; encoded by the coding sequence ATGCCCCTCTCCGTCACAGACCCCACCTGGTACCCCATCGCTTCGAGCGATGAACTGCCGTTCCGTCACGTCTATCAGGGCCAGTTGCTGGGCCGCGAACTCGCGGTCTGGCGCGCCGACGACGGCAATGTGAACATCTGGGAGAACCGGTGCCTGCATCGCGGCGTGCGCCTCTCCATCGGTATCAATGAGGGCCAGGAGCTCAAGTGCCAGTATCACGGTTGGCGCTATGCCAACCGCTCGGCAGGCTGCACCTATATTCCGGCCCATCCCGCCGATGCACCGGCCCGGCGTATCGAGAACCGCAAGTATCCGGTGCGGGAGGCATTCGGGCTTATCTGGTCGGCGGCCAACGACGACCTGCCTTTCACCCCCTTCCCCGGCGCCGGGAACCACGCCTGGTTCGCGCTGCGCCCCATGCCGGTCAATGCAGCGCCGGACGATATTGCGGCCGCACTCGCACGGCTGGCACCCGACGATGCGCCGGCCGATACGCTGCCGGGCCTCGCCGTAAGAGTTGGCGGCGCCGTGTATTTCGTCCAGCCGGTCGATGCCGGCCGTGCCGTGATCCGGGGCCTCCTGCCCGACAGGCCGGCCGACGAATTGGCGGCCCTGCGCCGATACAATGAAGTGCTGACGGGCCTCCGGGACCGGCTGGAACGCGCCGCCAGCCGCAAACCCGCGCCGGAGCCGCTGGTGCCGCTCTACGAAAAGGTCTCGGCCGATCTCGCCACCATGCCGGAAATAGCCGTGCCCCGTGGCAATACGCTGAACGTGGTGGTCAAGCGCAAATGGCAGAATGCCGAGGGCGTCACCAGTTTCGAGCTGGCCGATCGTGATGGCCGGCACCTGCCGACCTTCCAGCCCGGCGCCCATATCGACGTCCACCTGCCCAATGGTCTGGTTCGCCAGTATTCGCTCACCAATGGCCCGGGCGATCTGATGAGCTATGTCATTGGCGTCAAGCAGGAAAGCGCCTCCAAGGGCGGCTCGAAGGTGCTGGTCGAAACGGTGCGCGAGGGCGATGTTCTCGCCATTTCCGAACCGCGCAACAATTTCCCCCTGCGCCGCGACGCCACCCGAACCGTGCTGATTGCCGCCGGTATCGGCATCACGCCGCTCTTGTCCATGGCTCGTTTCCTCGACAAGTCCAATCTCAATTACGCCCTGCACTATTTCGCCCGCTCCGAGCAAAGCACCGCCTTCAGCGCGGAACTCGGCGTGCTGCATGGAACCATCGAAAAGCATGTGGGCCTGGCGCGCCCGGCCATCCGTGAAAAGGTTGCCGAAATTCTGGGGCCCTACGACTTCGCCAACCATGTCTATATCTGCGGGCCCGGCGCCATGCTCGAAATGGTGCAGGAGCAGGCAGCAGCGCTCGGCTGGCCCGACGAGGCCGTGCATTTCGAGTATTTCCAGAACGACAAGGTCATCGACAGCTCGACCGCCTTTGACGTGGAACTGGCCCGTTCGGCCATGACCCTGCACGTGCCGGCCGGCAAGACCATTCTCGAAACCATGCGCGAGGCTGGCCTCACCGTCCCCTCCTCCTGCGAACAGGGCGCCTGCGGCACCTGCCTCACCGCGGTGATGGAGGGCGAGGTGGACCATCAGGACGTATATCTCAACAAGACCGAGAAGGCGTCGAACACCTGCATCATGACCTGCGTTAGCCGCGCCAAATCGGAGCGGCTGGTGCTGGATATCTAG
- a CDS encoding glutathione S-transferase family protein, translating to MTIALYDFELSGNCYKLRLMMSILNLPYEIAPVEFFPAREHKADWFLRLNPFGQLPVLVDDGLTLSDSGAILAYLARKYDAGGTWLPDNPALMAEILRWHAVADDITATASAARLALSFDFDFDIEKCQRGAHRIFRLMDEHLWFGEREGRQWLASAPHPTTADIACFPYVMLSEEGGISRQDYPALRRWTDRVRRIPGFIVMSGIFPAGPARSD from the coding sequence ATGACCATTGCGCTCTACGATTTCGAACTCTCCGGCAATTGCTACAAGCTGCGCCTGATGATGAGCATTCTCAACCTGCCCTATGAGATCGCGCCGGTGGAATTCTTCCCGGCCCGCGAACACAAGGCGGACTGGTTCCTGAGGCTCAATCCCTTCGGGCAATTGCCGGTGCTTGTGGACGATGGCCTGACCCTTTCCGATTCCGGAGCGATCCTGGCTTATCTGGCCCGCAAATATGACGCGGGCGGCACCTGGCTTCCCGACAATCCGGCGCTGATGGCGGAGATCCTGCGCTGGCACGCCGTGGCCGATGACATCACCGCGACAGCGTCGGCCGCGCGCCTGGCCCTGAGCTTTGATTTCGATTTCGACATCGAAAAATGCCAGCGCGGGGCCCACCGCATCTTTCGCCTGATGGACGAACATCTCTGGTTCGGTGAACGCGAGGGGCGTCAGTGGCTGGCCAGTGCGCCGCATCCGACCACGGCCGACATCGCCTGTTTCCCCTATGTGATGCTGTCCGAGGAGGGCGGGATATCCCGGCAGGACTATCCGGCCCTGCGGCGCTGGACCGACCGGGTCCGCCGCATCCCCGGCTTCATCGTCATGTCGGGGATTTTTCCGGCCGGACCAGCCAGGTCCGATTGA